Proteins found in one Desulfonatronovibrio magnus genomic segment:
- a CDS encoding GGDEF domain-containing protein — protein MTTMFNWNESFLVGISMVDIEHKRLVELINDVGEAAMSKDHFDPEKLKESAMSILEYTRIHFRDEEAMMKSAGLFPAYIKYHQNLHKDFVEEAKSLASRAESLSPHEAEQMLGYLVEWLAYHILGVDQGMARQVRAVQDGQDAEQAYQTDADQTQTGTEPLLTALKGLFKTVSQRNLELRQLNNNLEQLVEQRTAELKQANRQLEALAVHDELTGLPNRRFAISLLDNLWTEACDQGFNFSVLLLDADKFKQVNDTHGHAVGDDLLRSLAKSLQEAVRNDDTVCRLGGDEFLVICPQCPQEDAALVAEKILTADKKYCNDQGMVIWEGPVSIGFAQARSSMARPEDLLEAADQALYAAKRQGGCRAMGT, from the coding sequence ATGACAACGATGTTCAATTGGAATGAATCCTTTCTGGTGGGCATATCCATGGTGGATATAGAACATAAAAGGCTTGTAGAGCTTATCAACGATGTTGGCGAAGCAGCCATGTCAAAAGATCATTTTGATCCTGAAAAGCTCAAAGAGTCCGCCATGTCCATACTCGAATACACCCGCATCCATTTCAGAGATGAAGAAGCCATGATGAAATCAGCAGGCCTGTTTCCGGCCTATATCAAATACCATCAAAACCTGCACAAAGATTTTGTCGAGGAAGCCAAATCCCTGGCGTCACGGGCTGAAAGCCTTTCACCACACGAGGCTGAACAGATGCTGGGATACCTGGTGGAATGGCTGGCCTACCACATTCTTGGCGTTGATCAGGGCATGGCCAGACAGGTTCGAGCCGTGCAGGACGGTCAGGACGCGGAACAGGCCTATCAGACTGATGCTGACCAGACACAAACCGGGACAGAGCCGTTGCTTACCGCTCTCAAAGGACTGTTCAAGACGGTTTCACAGCGCAATCTGGAACTACGCCAGCTCAACAACAATTTAGAGCAGCTTGTTGAACAGCGCACGGCTGAGTTGAAGCAGGCCAATCGCCAGTTGGAGGCCTTAGCCGTACACGACGAACTTACCGGTTTGCCTAACCGGCGTTTTGCCATATCCTTACTGGACAATCTCTGGACCGAGGCATGTGATCAGGGTTTCAATTTTTCCGTCCTTTTGCTGGATGCGGACAAATTCAAGCAGGTCAATGACACACATGGACATGCCGTCGGGGATGATCTTTTGCGGTCGCTGGCAAAATCTCTACAGGAAGCTGTGCGTAATGACGACACTGTCTGCCGACTTGGCGGGGATGAGTTTCTGGTGATCTGTCCCCAATGTCCTCAAGAGGATGCCGCTCTTGTAGCCGAAAAAATCCTGACCGCGGACAAGAAGTATTGCAATGACCAGGGGATGGTGATCTGGGAGGGTCCGGTAAGCATCGGGTTTGCCCAGGCCCGGTCGTCCATGGCCAGACCAGAGGATCTGCTGGAGGCTGCGGACCAGGCTCTGTACGCAGCTAAACGCCAGGGCGGCTGCCGGGCAATGGGAACATAA
- a CDS encoding type II toxin-antitoxin system RelE/ParE family toxin, with protein sequence MHEHYQATGHGALILTAFFLCNPDQKMVTCPVITTVDIFLLVNYSSHVIEVRKTATFTKWFKSLKDQRAKARIQVRIDRIEMGHFGDAEPVGEGVSELRIFYGPGYRVYFVQKGAVVVILLSGGEKSSQQADIDKAKEIAGQLEV encoded by the coding sequence ATGCATGAGCATTATCAGGCAACAGGGCATGGCGCTTTGATTCTGACAGCTTTTTTCCTTTGTAATCCCGACCAAAAAATGGTTACTTGCCCGGTGATAACCACAGTTGACATATTTCTGCTCGTTAACTATAGTTCACATGTGATAGAAGTCCGCAAAACAGCAACATTCACAAAATGGTTCAAGTCCCTTAAGGACCAGAGGGCAAAAGCCCGCATTCAGGTCAGGATCGACAGGATTGAAATGGGCCACTTTGGTGATGCTGAACCGGTAGGCGAAGGCGTAAGTGAATTACGCATCTTCTACGGACCTGGCTACAGGGTCTATTTTGTTCAGAAAGGTGCTGTTGTGGTGATACTTTTATCGGGTGGCGAAAAAAGCTCTCAGCAAGCTGATATCGACAAAGCCAAAGAAATTGCCGGACAATTGGAGGTTTAG
- a CDS encoding type II toxin-antitoxin system RelE/ParE family toxin, whose amino-acid sequence MIGSFGHKGLAKFYKSGSTAGIQAAHTKRLRLILGRLNAATDPKDMDLPGLGLHKISGNRDGIWPVKVSGNWRVTFLFENGDAEIVDYEDYH is encoded by the coding sequence ATGATTGGAAGCTTCGGACACAAAGGTTTGGCCAAATTCTACAAATCCGGAAGCACCGCAGGGATTCAGGCCGCTCATACAAAGAGGCTTCGGCTTATTCTCGGTCGGCTAAATGCAGCGACAGATCCCAAAGATATGGACCTGCCAGGTCTTGGGTTGCACAAAATCTCCGGGAATCGCGACGGCATTTGGCCAGTGAAGGTCAGTGGTAACTGGCGAGTGACGTTTTTGTTTGAGAACGGAGATGCCGAAATAGTAGATTACGAAGATTACCATTAA
- a CDS encoding HigA family addiction module antitoxin: protein MLMYNPPHPGEVLRELCLEPLGLTVTAAAEALGVSRKTLSAVLNGKAGISPEMAIRLSIAFNTSAESWLNQQSQYELWHAEQHRKKLRVKKLVAA from the coding sequence ATGTTGATGTACAATCCTCCCCACCCAGGTGAAGTATTGCGCGAGCTTTGTTTGGAGCCACTTGGCCTTACGGTTACGGCGGCGGCTGAAGCGCTGGGAGTAAGCCGTAAAACTTTGAGTGCTGTGCTGAATGGTAAGGCTGGTATTAGTCCCGAGATGGCTATACGTCTTTCCATTGCCTTTAATACCTCTGCGGAAAGTTGGCTGAACCAGCAGTCCCAATATGAACTCTGGCATGCTGAACAGCATCGTAAAAAGCTCAGGGTTAAGAAACTTGTCGCCGCCTAA
- a CDS encoding GAF domain-containing sensor histidine kinase — protein sequence MSSDVQGINKSLRDKAEDRLEQDGIKMDNLSNLEVQALIQDLRVHQIELELQNQELRNTQNQLESARDRFARLFNDAPVGYLIIDEKGIIAQSNQTFASMVGQEPYNLTGKPLAELMSPGDRPIFYSRFKAFFKNPAGKQLELGLQGKSSKLPVRCVGRRESVLHVQPENQSHQHLLLIINDFREQDLAERRQRLMAKILGILNDSQKLDDGISRILESIQEETGVHACGIRLRKGNDFPYYVHHGFSKEFLQAENTLQTRDAHGDVCRNPDGKPALECTCGLVLTGQTDPSNPLFTPNGSCWTSDSFPLLDLPESQDPRHHPRNTCIHHGYQSVALIPVRANQEIVGLIQLNDHRKGFFDRKLINFLEEVSSSIGLALMRLQDTQMIKESEEQLKILLTEKDKLFSIIAHDLKSPMAGLVSSTEMLAHQQDIFSQEDIRLLATELHKNARNTFALLEDLLQWARISQGGMDFSPKKCSLYELVRSSLYTAQDVAGRKDIAIKCEIPQDLTVLVDQPMINTVIRNVIFNAVKFTPQGGNISVTARKSGSDVKVYVQDDGIGMDEAIMSKIFSVDKSKRQYGTDGERGTGLGLILCKEFVEKHGGKIWVESEPGKGTKVCFTLPAGS from the coding sequence ATGAGTAGTGACGTTCAAGGCATAAATAAATCATTGAGGGATAAGGCTGAAGATCGCCTGGAACAAGACGGCATCAAAATGGACAACCTTTCAAACCTTGAGGTTCAGGCGCTGATTCAGGATTTGCGAGTCCACCAGATTGAGCTGGAACTGCAAAACCAAGAGCTACGCAATACCCAGAATCAATTGGAATCCGCCAGAGACCGTTTCGCCAGGCTATTTAATGACGCTCCAGTGGGCTACCTGATCATTGATGAGAAAGGAATAATAGCCCAATCCAACCAGACTTTCGCATCCATGGTCGGCCAGGAACCCTATAATTTGACCGGTAAGCCTCTGGCCGAATTGATGTCTCCAGGGGATCGCCCTATCTTTTATAGCCGGTTCAAGGCCTTTTTTAAAAACCCCGCAGGCAAGCAACTGGAATTGGGTTTGCAGGGCAAGTCCAGCAAATTACCGGTAAGGTGCGTCGGGCGGCGTGAAAGTGTCCTTCATGTGCAGCCGGAAAACCAATCTCACCAGCATCTTTTGCTCATTATCAACGACTTCAGAGAGCAGGATCTTGCAGAGCGTCGACAGCGGCTCATGGCCAAGATTCTCGGCATCCTCAATGACTCGCAAAAACTGGACGATGGGATCAGTCGAATCCTGGAGAGCATCCAGGAGGAAACAGGTGTTCACGCTTGCGGTATTCGTCTGCGGAAAGGAAATGACTTCCCATATTATGTCCATCATGGCTTTTCCAAGGAATTCTTGCAAGCTGAGAACACCTTGCAGACTCGGGACGCCCATGGGGATGTGTGCAGGAACCCTGATGGCAAACCTGCCCTGGAATGTACTTGCGGTCTGGTTCTGACAGGACAAACTGATCCGTCAAACCCGCTTTTCACGCCCAATGGCAGTTGCTGGACCAGCGATTCATTTCCTCTGTTAGACCTGCCGGAAAGTCAAGACCCCAGGCACCATCCCAGGAACACATGCATTCACCATGGCTATCAATCCGTGGCGCTCATCCCGGTCCGGGCGAACCAGGAGATCGTCGGTCTTATCCAGCTCAATGATCATCGCAAGGGCTTTTTTGACCGAAAACTGATCAACTTTCTCGAGGAGGTCAGCAGCAGCATCGGCTTGGCCCTGATGCGTCTTCAAGATACCCAGATGATCAAGGAGAGCGAGGAACAACTGAAAATTCTCTTGACCGAAAAGGACAAGCTCTTTTCCATCATTGCTCACGATTTGAAATCACCTATGGCCGGTCTCGTGTCTTCTACAGAGATGCTGGCCCATCAACAGGATATTTTTTCCCAGGAAGACATCCGCCTTCTTGCGACAGAACTGCATAAAAATGCCAGGAATACCTTCGCGCTTCTGGAAGATTTGCTGCAATGGGCGCGCATCAGTCAGGGGGGGATGGATTTTAGTCCTAAAAAATGCAGCCTTTATGAACTGGTCAGATCAAGTCTGTATACAGCTCAGGATGTGGCCGGGAGAAAGGATATTGCCATAAAGTGCGAAATCCCCCAGGACCTTACAGTGCTGGTTGACCAGCCCATGATCAATACTGTTATTCGCAATGTAATCTTCAATGCAGTCAAGTTTACTCCTCAAGGCGGCAATATATCTGTAACCGCCAGGAAGTCAGGATCAGATGTTAAAGTCTATGTCCAGGATGATGGAATAGGCATGGATGAAGCCATAAT
- a CDS encoding type II toxin-antitoxin system PrlF family antitoxin translates to MTTIREMATMTSKGQVTLPKAIRQALNLGTGSRLAFTLRGNEIVIKGEDEHNDPAVASFLSLLEQDIARGRHVSALPDDLAKSLVMALEHNQGHEQEISGDVDL, encoded by the coding sequence ATGACGACAATTAGAGAAATGGCCACCATGACTTCCAAGGGCCAAGTCACCCTGCCCAAAGCCATCCGTCAGGCTTTGAACCTTGGTACAGGGTCCAGATTGGCCTTCACCCTCCGTGGCAATGAAATCGTGATCAAAGGGGAAGATGAGCATAATGATCCTGCTGTAGCCTCTTTCCTGAGTCTGCTGGAACAGGATATAGCACGCGGTCGCCATGTTTCAGCTCTCCCGGACGACCTTGCCAAAAGCCTGGTTATGGCCCTTGAACACAATCAGGGCCATGAGCAGGAAATCTCCGGAGATGTGGACCTGTAA
- a CDS encoding ATP-binding protein, giving the protein MVIRKKEFSLHDICSSIKDLFMIPAREKGIDFECSLDSSLPAKIISDDTRVHQVLFNLVGNAVKFTDSGSVSLSISPASRTATDSVRVMFSITDTGSGIPEDKLDVLFQPFSQADGSMTRNYQGAGLGLVIVQRLIGMMGGNIAVESEPSHGTTVHVVLPFKMPEKKISQPVQETRRSSRKTGSLSILLAEDDPLNQVFIKRMLEKDGQTVTLAKNGKEAVDMLQEKDFDCILMDIQMPVMTGVEATKAIRGSTSIGAKKDIPIIAVTAHTQPGDRENFLEAGMDDYIGKPVSLEDFQKIFSKFFP; this is encoded by the coding sequence ATGGTAATCCGAAAAAAAGAATTCAGTTTGCATGATATATGTTCTTCAATAAAAGACCTGTTTATGATTCCTGCCAGAGAAAAGGGAATAGACTTTGAGTGTTCTCTTGATTCTTCCCTTCCGGCAAAAATCATCAGTGACGACACAAGGGTGCATCAGGTTCTTTTCAACCTGGTGGGCAATGCTGTAAAATTTACTGACAGCGGCAGTGTCAGCTTGAGTATCTCTCCAGCATCTCGGACTGCTACAGATAGTGTACGTGTTATGTTTTCCATAACTGATACCGGCAGCGGCATCCCAGAAGACAAACTTGATGTTTTGTTCCAGCCTTTTTCTCAGGCAGACGGTTCCATGACCAGGAACTATCAGGGCGCGGGTCTCGGCCTGGTCATAGTTCAACGTCTGATTGGAATGATGGGCGGCAATATAGCCGTGGAAAGCGAACCAAGTCACGGGACGACCGTACATGTGGTTCTGCCCTTCAAGATGCCGGAAAAAAAGATCTCTCAGCCTGTGCAGGAAACACGGCGGTCATCCAGAAAAACAGGCAGCCTGAGTATCCTCCTGGCTGAAGATGATCCGCTGAACCAGGTATTTATCAAAAGAATGCTGGAAAAAGACGGACAAACAGTGACCCTGGCCAAGAACGGCAAGGAAGCTGTGGATATGCTTCAGGAAAAGGATTTTGACTGTATCCTTATGGATATTCAGATGCCGGTCATGACCGGGGTGGAGGCAACAAAGGCAATCCGGGGGTCAACTTCCATAGGTGCAAAGAAAGATATTCCAATAATCGCTGTAACCGCTCATACTCAACCCGGTGACAGGGAAAATTTTCTGGAAGCAGGGATGGATGATTACATAGGCAAGCCGGTCAGTCTTGAGGACTTTCAGAAAATTTTTTCAAAATTTTTTCCGTAA
- a CDS encoding type II toxin-antitoxin system YhaV family toxin, translating to MQTQGWTLLFHDCLVQQLKRLSTACHRARSSDPEDWPANANVKLFHALSRLMLRIIPVDPGHPGYRQGNTWGEDHRYWCRARIGRRFRLFFRYDSASKIIIYAWVNDQKTLRQAKGKKDPYTVFRKMLHQGNPPDDWDQLLDESDSEYKIERI from the coding sequence ATGCAGACCCAGGGCTGGACACTGCTCTTTCATGACTGCCTGGTCCAACAGCTGAAACGCCTTTCTACAGCTTGCCACCGCGCCAGATCTTCTGACCCTGAAGACTGGCCGGCTAATGCAAACGTCAAGCTGTTTCATGCACTCTCAAGGCTGATGTTAAGGATCATACCTGTCGATCCTGGTCATCCTGGGTACCGCCAGGGCAACACTTGGGGAGAAGACCACAGGTACTGGTGCAGGGCCAGGATAGGCAGGCGCTTTCGCCTCTTCTTTCGCTACGACTCTGCTTCAAAAATCATCATCTATGCCTGGGTCAATGACCAGAAAACCCTGCGCCAGGCAAAAGGAAAAAAAGATCCGTACACTGTTTTCAGGAAAATGCTGCACCAGGGTAATCCGCCGGATGATTGGGATCAACTTTTGGATGAATCCGACTCCGAGTATAAGATAGAAAGAATATGA
- a CDS encoding addiction module antidote protein, with amino-acid sequence MAIKTTRWDSAEYLKTDKDIELYLEACIEEAGDDPAFIVHALGVIARARNMSQLARDTGLTREGLYKALSPEGNPTFATVAKVAKALGLQITVQTSHKEPFKHQAQVINSS; translated from the coding sequence ATGGCCATTAAAACTACTCGCTGGGATTCAGCAGAGTATCTTAAAACAGACAAAGATATTGAACTGTATCTTGAGGCATGTATCGAGGAGGCAGGTGACGATCCCGCATTCATCGTTCACGCGCTGGGTGTCATTGCGCGCGCCAGGAATATGAGTCAGCTTGCAAGGGACACCGGACTGACCCGCGAAGGTTTGTACAAAGCACTGTCTCCTGAGGGAAATCCCACATTTGCTACTGTGGCAAAGGTGGCCAAAGCACTGGGATTGCAGATTACGGTGCAAACCTCACATAAAGAACCTTTTAAACATCAAGCTCAGGTGATCAACTCTTCATGA
- a CDS encoding DUF1566 domain-containing protein — MGKVVQQKWFVIVAMAVMLCLAGLVISGTAFAQQCVDNGDGTVTDNSAGLMWQKASGDRMNWYAAMSYASGLSFAGHSDWRLPSRDRLQELFYSPCQRMIELAFPAYWSSTTLADNTNSAWRVHLKNGSVAGVNKSGTYHVRAVRSVQ, encoded by the coding sequence ATGGGGAAGGTAGTACAACAAAAGTGGTTTGTAATTGTGGCAATGGCGGTTATGCTCTGCCTGGCCGGGCTGGTCATATCAGGCACGGCCTTTGCCCAACAGTGCGTAGACAACGGGGATGGAACAGTGACTGATAACAGTGCAGGGCTGATGTGGCAGAAGGCTTCGGGTGATCGAATGAACTGGTATGCGGCCATGAGCTATGCCTCCGGCCTTTCATTTGCTGGGCATTCCGACTGGAGGTTGCCGAGCAGAGATCGACTACAAGAGCTGTTCTATTCTCCCTGTCAACGTATGATTGAATTGGCCTTCCCGGCCTACTGGTCGTCTACTACCCTCGCCGACAATACAAACTCCGCGTGGCGCGTCCACCTCAAAAACGGCAGCGTGGCCGGCGTCAATAAGTCCGGTACCTACCATGTACGCGCCGTACGTTCGGTACAGTGA